Within the Cydia pomonella isolate Wapato2018A chromosome 10, ilCydPomo1, whole genome shotgun sequence genome, the region tacgtcggtggcaaacaagcatacggcccgcctgactaCGTATAAGTATTAAAAACTGCTCGGTTGGACCTCAGTGTCATTCCAGCCGAGTCAAAATTAGAGCAtgataaatagtacattactacagaggccgggacaaaaggggttgccggccaaGCGAAGCGAGGCTGGATAGGTCTGAGGCGGGCAACCCCATATTTCCCGCCgaggtatgtatgtatagttctcaaacatgcaatgaaataacataaaaaacaaagttttatttttaaagaaattataagtaaacaagacaaaactaaaactaacgtGTGTGTATTACTATTTCGCTCTATTTTAAGTCGGTTTTAATAGAAAACAAATacttcatacatttatatttattatcatgttaCTTCAAAAAAGTACGAAAGCACGTTTCTGAACGAACCtttagaattttaatttgttgcaaacaaaatgaaattataaccTCTTCTCAATCTCAATAATCAATCAGAACTCAATAGCAATAGGTACTTGTCGCTAGATATGTAGATTCGAGagttttacaatttataaaattgtcataagtaaccatatatttcgccTTGATTTTGCCGGCAGCATTTTCTGTGTAGCCAATTCTGCTTCGGCTCTTAATTCACCCCAGTGCAATCAATAATCATTTCTTCGTTGGTAGTTTCGTCCGAACTGATATAACAAAACAagattacaaacaacaaaattaaatccaataaaacagaattacagcgaaaaattatcaagtttcccgccaaatcttttttttctatacggTTAGAGACACGTTTGAGTAGACATTTTTACCGCTACCTAATATTtagatgaaatattaatatttcaatgtgtatgtgtatagttcagaaaaaaattgaaaataatgtgttatttgttatgttcatgtgaatttattatgtaaataaaactgcaCTAAGTACATACCAAatagtttattgttttttttttaatacgcataGTGGCTGAATGTCATGATGCCTGTGCCACAAATGTATGTGGAATGGAGTTTTTCGGCCTAGGCctgcaagatttgtatgaaattccattaattacctcttgtcctagccgcacctgaaacgtcatacttcgcagcctattataaggaacataacatcaatatttcattgcatgtttgagaaaagaatATAACAGCATCGGGAACAACATTATTGGAATAGTGAAAACCGGCTAACTGCTAGTTGAATTCGTGCCCTAAGGAATTtatattcagaaaaaaaaaaacgcctgcGAGATACCAGTCCCTTTACGTACCGTATAAGGAAACGAACTCAAAAtgtgcatcaaattactttgccactcgtgtggataaaatgaaactttctcatcagtttttgaacaatcaagattTTTTCCGAACACGAACTGGTGTGGTAAAAATACTTTTCGAAACTTTTTTCTACTTGAGATAGACATACTAGCTACTTCAAGCGCTGAAATCTGTGAAATAAGGCAAACATACCACATTAAAAACACTAACGAACTACCTCAATCTACAGACAGTTagaaaaatcttatttattgCGAAAAGgcaatgtataatatatattataatgagGTGTAATTTGCATTATCCAATTAAGagtagaaaaaatgtttttaacagGAAACTTGGTAAAGACTGTCAGAAGACTTTAGAAAAAACAATTTAGGTACTGTGGAGTATATATTGATCACAGTCACAGGCGTTACGTTATGTTTGTAATTTTAGTATGTAGtttgatatttacaaattattaaaaaagtgctGCTTAAAAATGCACATTAATTTAAAAGATTTAACTTATCATGCATGGTCGGATTTTATcgtgtatagatcgtgtcaatTACGACGACGCGTCCCTCgactcgtaatgtcatattattaagaggatacgggagctaaTATCACTaatggaagcggctcctaaaacttgtgcgataaggacaacgccaggttaggcgagAACTCCCTCGTAAaattctcaaaaaacgatgATTCGTACTCGActatttcctcctccaaaacttaaccacatgtaacgaaattttgagatctaaatggtaattaattttttttttcagttttgaataccatgcttctctttgctgcctagtaaattaggccgttttttgcgaatatttgaagtgcacttagaaataaaaatatcaaaaaagcaaaacattccGACACAgatggtaataataataatctgtgttgaaaaaataattggtCTAGCTTCAAAACCCatggaggaaacagtcgaggacgtttgtatggagaaattacCTACCACTCTGTTGCCtcttaaaggttagatttgacaaatcgacgacattgtggatgacacgaactataaagtctttatgcatatttttaattcaatactGTGGTGCGGGTTGTCGTTGGATGAgccttttaaccctttgaacgccacgcttATCGTGCGCATCGCGTCATCGTGGACCTTGTACGAATGCACTAAGGTCGATATTgagctgtagccgcgcgcgggaaatgacgtctttggcggtcaaagggaAAGAATAGGGGCGTTCCAAACTATTTTTTAGGGTTGCGTACTTTCGTAGTCAATAAGGAACTGTCCGTCtcgaaaataaaaactaaaaatagatTGTCTCCCCTACATGTGATGTGgaattgtatttttgtgtattaataggggtcttcaaaaactattttgtggtaatgcaataaatattttcggaaataatctatctgaaacgaaaagaaaaatgcGTCCTCCTCTCCCTCAAATATTGAATCgtgtttacaaaaatatgaataaaataaataagtataatgaaagtaaacttaataaaaacttccaataaaaaatatttcgaacatgatcggttaagccgtttttgagtttttgcaaaaattcAGACGTAAGTGTTGCGAAGATACTGCAGTTTGCTAGTTATGCCCGTATTACAAACAAAAATCCCCATTTTAAGTCTATCTATTCTGACAGACGGGCAACGTTACTAAACCACGGAAaactacactgagcatggcctgacaagGGATAAGTTTTCCTTtgaagtcaaagtcaatatattctttattagggttccgtagtcaactaggaaaccttatagtttccatgtccgtctgtctgtctgtctgtctgtctgtccgaggctttgcttcgtggtcgttagtgctagaaagctgaaatttggcatggatatataaatcaataaagccgacaaagtcgtacaataaaatctaaaaatttaattttttttagtttacctcccctacacgtaaagtgggggtgaatttttttttcgcttcaaccctagagtgtggggaaGGTGAAGGGGTCCAACGATAccggaaaggtctttcaaaactaattaaactaaactaaggggttttcaagaaacattttttgataaactgaatatattcggagataatcgctccgaaagaaaaaataaatgtgtcccccccctctaacttttgaaccataggtccaaaaaatatgaaaaaaatcgtggaagtagagcttaagaaagacattaaatgaaaactatagcggacatgatcagtttagctgttttcgagttatcgcaaaaagtttttccttcatagtaaaaagacttactttaattaggtactgattatgcaaatttgcctagttatttaactctggtgaaaggtaccgtttcatcctgagctccagtttagcttattgtgatggaagagtaactacggaaccctacactgagcgtggcccgacatgctcttggccggtttttcaaataggcctagcaacaagcacttttaaatcgtcaaattgtATACTAATTCGTCaaatttgtactaatgatgagtgttttttttttcatttttgcacaataaagagttttactactactaaatgATTCGTTTCAAGTAAATGTTTTTGACGTTCGCCATGCGTcatttcgtttttatattgatGCCGCCTGATGCCAACGATTTTTAAGCACAGGGCTGTTATTTCACAGTACCtacttatgtaggtacatacagtGGCCTTAGGTATAGAatataatcatttattgcatgtCACAAACCATGTACATAAGTACTTACCAACGTTCTGTGCGTGTGTTTCTAAAATTTGCGTACCAAGGAAGCCGTTTCCGACGAAAAAGCGCATGACATGATCGTAGCCGGTAATAATCAAGCTATATTATTGAACAAAACTCTTTACTTACATTCATACGATTAATAATTAGAAGTGAACATACATATGAACCGGCCAAAATATTAACCCTTTTTTAGTTCGTAGCGGCAAAATATTTGCCatcatacttaaaacaaaaacgcatCTCTACTATAGGAATTACGGTTCGAAATCGAATGACTAGAAAGGAATGTCAAATGGTTAAAGGGTTAACTCTCCTTTTGCTTTACGATTATGTCATACGATAGTCCCAAAGCAGATGATTTTCAGACGAATTAGTTCCGGCTTGTACAACGGGTAAGTTTGATGTCTCGCCGCgggtacagttagcatcaatagtagcggagcAAGAACGACGTGCCAAAAGTGTCTGCTACACTCTAATGGtgcattcccatctgtgcccgcccccTGACGTAGTGGTTtctttctatatttttttattatactcaTGTCGATTTTGATAGTTGCTACGTTTAACAGTTATAATTCCAATGAATGAATTACAAATCATATAATGTATCTACTTGACGCGGTTCAGCATTAAATCATTTATATCATCAATAAGAAAATGTGTTTACTGGTTCCATCATAACAACTACCTAGTTAAAACAAATATAGAGTTATGTAGTATATTTTGATCACTATTTTGGTATTATAACAAGACAGGTTGCACCGTATCGTATCAGCAAAGACAAGCCTTAGCTTCGTCGGGCGCCATAAATACgcgatttaatttgttattctGTATCGTTTCGGTAATCATATTGTGTGTGTTTCCATCAAACGCTTGTAGCCTACCTACTTGCCTAGTTATAATACTAAAATAGTGAACAAATCTAATACATAACTCTATACTTGTTACAGGTAATTGTTATTAAGGAAccattagagtcagaccaagataagttggcagcgattttgacagcccagacagtgcaagtgttaattgaaacgttaaacttctataaaattattacgtttacttaacacttgcacaggctgggctatcaaaatcgtttcCAACTTGGCTTGGTCTGACACAAAACACTTTCTGACATTTATAATGTAGGTAAACTAGCaacccggcttcgcacgggctacacaaaaaaccttaacaaattatacacctaaaccttcctctatttttatttcacgAATTGGAATTTAACTGTTCAATATACCTAGTCAGTCACTAAGCTATAAATAAGCAGCACtatgctttttcagtatattataacactcgtgctttttcattatattatccgactgagttaagaaggtaactgattgctaataatatgcatggaaacggagccttcttaatttgctcgagtaatacattttttttaaccaactgttaggtgtttcaaatgttagttcaaagaggttttatcacaccaaacataatttatagattaattatctcgtaaatttcattaatgaataaacataacattttatcgatttgatctccatccgtcgaatagaaatacgaaaatattagcttttttacatttttgtaattggctGTTTTGTCGATTTctttcgcgcctttgccttgcgcgcgcattggaatcgtgcgtaaaaaatataacgcgccagccattttccgtatttgttataaaagttgaatacttttgcatgtttttagtttacgaaaatgtcattttcaagcattgaagatgaacatataaaattgacgctgccagtaatactaatagaggcaagagccgagatcgatagctttttaccaataattggcggcatatgaaacttttgttaaatggaaaatcagcaaaaacgcccagtctttcttggaaaacgtgttggtagcttacttcaatgaactggtgAATAAGTGCTTACAAGCCCAGCTCGCTTTGGTGCAaatattcgatgttaaaactgtaagccaccattttgaaaattgtaggtactttaattgttttgacaaaataaatttaatttataaattttgtttttcctcgcaagtgtgatgaaaaacgtcgtatgagacgcgtgtgctatggccattacacacatcggctttcttattgcgcgctcgcttgcagctcgcgcgcacaatatcacCTCGCGTGtgatgaccaacttagcacacttgtatcataatgtactattaacgtTGATCATCGTTTATTGTGCATGgtgcttttttttaaaattcagaattaaggTTCGCGTTAACCCTTTCAAGGCAAAAGTATGGTATCTACGCATTGCTACGAGGTATTTCGTGGTATGAAAGCTACGAGCGCACGGGAGTttcagttaaaaaatatatattcaagttaataaataataaataaataatagtcgTAATATAACAATTAGACCAGTAGGTTTGATTCGTGAGGCAATTTTCATTCGTTGATTAGTGACGAAGAGAGCAGTTTGAAATCACTGATGCGAGGTCATACCGTATTTTATATAAGGttaacaaattagttaccaatATTTATACTCCTGATAGTTACTCGGCGCCTGGAGCAGGAAatattataggttttataatgatttttggagaaaattggaaaacTAAATTGCTACGTAAAAACACCCTGTtcatgagataattaaatgagacctcattgaacGCATTCTAGAACCTCTTCTATCTAAATTTTAACTGGCCACTTCACGTTGATAAATGAAAAGACACGTTGATTatgacatttaagacaaacaattgttgacatAGCAGAAAgtgttataggtaaaaaacttaagtaagtcacctgttgtatgtagttgtgacgtgttcgaatagacaatacatgtttaaaagacacacacaaacaaaacaaatgattaatgattagcacatgatgattatttttagattgaataattttttgttcggtaaatgaaaacaaaaaaatcacatgaaaagttttatatatttctatttaaagttaattgttttaatgtaaactATCCATCCGcctcttaaaatatcggtaactaatttgttagcacctttATATTTTAAGGGTTTTATCTCATATGCCTTATTTTTTCTCAGATATGGACCAAGAAACAATGGCCCTCCGCCAATGTATCCTAACATGGGGCCAAAACCCATTCCACCATTATCGAGTATTCCTATTCAGGAACCGCCTCCAGGGTATCGCGGTCGATATGACGGCCCGCCTTTTGAAGACATACCTCCTGGACTTGAACCTCCAGTGCCTGGATTTGAGCCTTCGCCTTTCGAAAAACCACCTTATGCCCCACCTGGACCAATTGATCGTGAGAGGATGCCGCCATCTAATTATCGAGATCCTTACAGAGCACCTTTTGTAGAAGGTCCCCCAGGGTACAGGGATATGCCGATGCCGCCTGCGCAAAACGAAATTCCCGTTCACGTAGGCGATCCACCTCGATACCGTGACAACTATAGAGGCCCCGGACCGTACCGTGACCAGGGCCCGATGCCGTACAGAGACGGACCACCTTTCCGTGAAGTGGGCCAGGCCCCACCATTCCGTGAACCTGGTTTTAGAGGAGGACCGCCGGCGCCCTTTAGGGAAAATTTTAGGAATGCTCCATTTAGGGAAGGTGGTTTTCGAGACAATCCACCACATGGTTTTCGTGAAGGTCCTGTACCGTTCAGGCCGCCGAGTGTTGACCCAAGAGAACCACCTCCTGCGACTTACCATGATCCAGCTTTCCGTGATGGTTTTAGAGATGAAAACAATCCGGGAAGAGAAATGCGTCCTGGTTATAGACCGGGGGTTCGTAACAGAGGCCCTTCAAGACGCAATCCTAACTTTGAGCAGGATAGACATAGAGAACCAGATGGTCGTGATAGGGAACGCTATGGGGATATTAGGGATCCCGCTGAAAGATCGCGTGATATGGAGAAAAGAGACAGACTCCGTGAAGACCGACCTCGTGAAGAACGGTCTCGTGGTGATAGACCTCGTGATCACGAAAGGAACCGAGAATATGAAAAGGAGAGAGAACGTGATCATGAAAGAGCTACACCCGAGAAAAAAGTTCGTGGGTCACCTAAACGTAATCGTGACACACGCGATAAGCGGCGAAGCGAATCTAGAGGTCGCTCTCGTGATCGAGACCGCGATGGAAAGCGAGATAAGAAAGAAGAGAGACTTCGGGATAAAACGTCTTCCGAAAGAGCTAAAGAGCACAAAGAAAAGGAAAAGAAATTAAGGGATaaggaaagaaagaaaaagaagagaGAAAAAGAGAGAGAAAAAGAAAtagacaaaaagaaaaaacgagAGAAAAAGGATAAAAAAGACAGGGATATCGTTAAAAAAGAGGACAAGGAAGATAAAGACGAAGACGAAgttgaaaaatctaaaaatatagaTGACGCCGTAGACGAGCAAAATAAAGTTGATAGTGATAATGTTGCCGATGAAAACAACAAGATAAACAATGAACTTGGTGAAAACAAGGTAGAGGAAAAACTTGACTCTCCGACGGGAGTAGTAAAAGACGAACCTCAAAATGATTTATATGGCGATGAACCTGCAGAAGCAATAGATAAAGAAATAATACAGAATTACGTTAAAACTGAAGATAAGGAAGGCGGTAAAGAGGAAGCTACTGAGAGTAACGTTGATCCAGGACCCAAAGAAGAACCTTTTGATGGAATTGAATTACAAATTACTGCAGACGAATTAGATTTGAAAGCAGATATAGAAGGTACAACCGAAAAGGAAATGTTGGCGCCTCTACCCGAGCTATCAAAATGGGAAGTTGATGATGACAATGCTGAAAGGAAAGAACCGGGTGAAATAACCTCGCCCGATGAAGAGGATTCGGGTAAAGTAACTTCAGAAGTTCTGAAGCGTGCTGAAAATGCCATATTTGCTAAGGCAATTCATTCCCTCAGAccaatcgaaataaaaaaaataagtagcgATAGAGTCAAACTATATGACGATGCCGCACAGGCGAAAGGTTCCATGAATAATATTCAAATTACCGTTCCGGTAGCAGATCCGGTACATAGATCTATAGAAATAAACGATAAAACCAAGAAGAGAACATCGAAAACTCCTCCACCTAGATTGTCTGTAAAAGAACGATTAGGTGGTAAAGTGGATGACATACGTAGATCGAGAGAACCACGTGTTGTGCATAGTACAGTAGAGCGAGTAAAATCTCGGTCTAAAACACCTAAAAAGGAACAACCGTATCGTAGAGTAACTGTTGATAGAGATAGAAGTAAAAAGCCGGATTCAGTCAGCAGAATAGAATCAAAAGGGGAGAAGCCTCGTCTGATAGCGGACGCCAGGGGGTTGCAAGAGAAATTTTCAAGTCGTAGTCCAAATCGTGATAAAAAACGAAAAGACATTGATAAAGGTGGAAGGGAGTCTAAAAAGATAAAGTCTGAACCAGGTGTCGATTCTCGCAGTCAAGAGAAAGGTACGTCTAGTACCGTAAAAACGACTGCTGAACGAGAGAGAAAGAAGTCCACCTTGGACGAAGCACACTTTGAGCCTGATTACGACGAGACAGTAGAGTCTGATCATGAAGGAAAAGATGATGCTGTCGGTAAAAAGCGCGAACGGTCGATGTCACAAACTGTAACCAGTGAAGTGAAAAAACCTAAACTAGAAGAAGAAACAATCAAACTAGATTTAGCTAACGTTAAAAAGAAACCTGATACCGAAAGTGAATCGTCAAGTGACTCTGATACATCGTCATCATCCTCTTCAGATACCCGTAAACGTAAGAAGAAAAAGAAGCGTAGTAGCAAGAAAAAGAAGAAACGAGCCGCTAGCGACAGTGATAGCGATTCTGACTCCGATTCTGATGACcacaagaaaaagaaaaagaaacgtAAGCATAAGAAGAAGTCTagtaagaaaaagaaaaaatctaagCATAAGTAAGTGCTACCGATACGCAAGCTTAATTTTAACATTATGTTCCTTTTATTTTGTTCTCACaataattaagatttttatggGAACATTATCTTTACAATTtctacagtaggtacctactccaTAAAAAATGCACTTACTTCATAGTTGTAAAATGTAATAAACaaactattaaataataaacatattctGATGGTATCAAGTGTGTTGTTTTATTTCGTATATCGAAATATagatgacaaccaaaactcacatAGTGAACCgtaattttttatatagttcgttttggttgtcacctgacgataaaATGTTGTGTAAGCTTGAAGTCACGAACATGGTGGAATACGTACAGTAGCGGAAAATAATCTACCATATTTGtggttttttaagtatttttttatgagaacgACTAAGGCTGCCTAAACGATTATCATGTGAAAGTCCTTTAGATGGAGAGTTAAATcatataatcataatcataatcgtttattgcaccatggtaaaaAAGTAAGTTGTTACAAAATAATAGTATCTAATAGGGTATGGCAAACATTTGCTTAAataaagcattaaaaaaaactacaaactaGCTTTACAATTTTAGAAGATCAAAACTATCTTACTTAATAAAACTATCAGTTAGAAAATCGGTTACTGAATATGCTTTTTCAGCAAGGAACGATTTCAACTTCTTGG harbors:
- the LOC133522214 gene encoding E3 ubiquitin-protein ligase RBBP6 isoform X1, whose translation is MSVHYKFKSALDYDTVTFDGLHISVGDLKAAISQQKRIGKTSDFDLQITNAQTKEVYSDDGTLIPKNTSLLVARVPLSQQPKKQWEGSNNNAALHKDVSVNKGLADLSRMEGSEQDKINAMISQSTFDYDPSNYQKIRGQNQRGVVPSNYVCYKCQKHGHWIKDCPIANSSDPIEIRRSTGIPRSFMVPVDGPKAPGAMMTPSGTFAVPAVDHEAYLASESAGGAEVAANAPAAPEPTIPDELICSLCRDLLTDAVMIPCCGNSFCDECIRGALLESEDHECPDCREKEIAPTTLIPNRFLRNSVSAFRNQTGYSRRAPHRPSAGPPPVVPHLEQPPPVMPMQQPPNGPPPPLANNDVGGHSSDGSSDNITVLVPPRYTHRRSRRPDHAPRPRTRHGPPVLKPPGMDEPPNLPMNVPRVDEQRASTPTIDEGRDPMASQGSFNRGAPPPFVRGVPPPGHRFNDPGYSRGAGRRGPPGPPGPGRPPYERFPPEPYQPPPPGIKDEPNGHGEDPLEAFNRMIREKEMRAARRENSRRRPPSGSPPPRRRGPSASPPPPRRRGPSASPPPPRSRSPRSPRSPRSPRSPRSPRSPEPRRHRYSRSRSISRGRLRRSPWSPRRRRTRDRSLSLTRSPSPRRRHRSPLRYRSPLRSPLRSPPRSPLRSPLRSPPRSPLRSPPRSPHRTPLRSPHRSPHRSPLRSPMRSPRRSAMRSPPPRAMSPHRYPGLYDELLSPPRRNVEPPYGPRYGPRNNGPPPMYPNMGPKPIPPLSSIPIQEPPPGYRGRYDGPPFEDIPPGLEPPVPGFEPSPFEKPPYAPPGPIDRERMPPSNYRDPYRAPFVEGPPGYRDMPMPPAQNEIPVHVGDPPRYRDNYRGPGPYRDQGPMPYRDGPPFREVGQAPPFREPGFRGGPPAPFRENFRNAPFREGGFRDNPPHGFREGPVPFRPPSVDPREPPPATYHDPAFRDGFRDENNPGREMRPGYRPGVRNRGPSRRNPNFEQDRHREPDGRDRERYGDIRDPAERSRDMEKRDRLREDRPREERSRGDRPRDHERNREYEKERERDHERATPEKKVRGSPKRNRDTRDKRRSESRGRSRDRDRDGKRDKKEERLRDKTSSERAKEHKEKEKKLRDKERKKKKREKEREKEIDKKKKREKKDKKDRDIVKKEDKEDKDEDEVEKSKNIDDAVDEQNKVDSDNVADENNKINNELGENKVEEKLDSPTGVVKDEPQNDLYGDEPAEAIDKEIIQNYVKTEDKEGGKEEATESNVDPGPKEEPFDGIELQITADELDLKADIEGTTEKEMLAPLPELSKWEVDDDNAERKEPGEITSPDEEDSGKVTSEVLKRAENAIFAKAIHSLRPIEIKKISSDRVKLYDDAAQAKGSMNNIQITVPVADPVHRSIEINDKTKKRTSKTPPPRLSVKERLGGKVDDIRRSREPRVVHSTVERVKSRSKTPKKEQPYRRVTVDRDRSKKPDSVSRIESKGEKPRLIADARGLQEKFSSRSPNRDKKRKDIDKGGRESKKIKSEPGVDSRSQEKGTSSTVKTTAERERKKSTLDEAHFEPDYDETVESDHEGKDDAVGKKRERSMSQTVTSEVKKPKLEEETIKLDLANVKKKPDTESESSSDSDTSSSSSSDTRKRKKKKKRSSKKKKKRAASDSDSDSDSDSDDHKKKKKKRKHKKKSSKKKKKSKHK
- the LOC133522214 gene encoding E3 ubiquitin-protein ligase RBBP6 isoform X2 produces the protein MSVHYKFKSALDYDTVTFDGLHISVGDLKAAISQQKRIGKTSDFDLQITNAQTKEVYSDDGTLIPKNTSLLVARVPLSQQPKKQWEGSNNNAALHKDVSVNKGLADLSRMEGSEQDKINAMISQSTFDYDPSNYQKIRGQNQRGVVPSNYVCYKCQKHGHWIKDCPIANSSDPIEIRRSTGIPRSFMVPVDGPKAPGAMMTPSGTFAVPAVDHEAYLASESAGGAEVAANAPAAPEPTIPDELICSLCRDLLTDAVMIPCCGNSFCDECIRGALLESEDHECPDCREKEIAPTTLIPNRFLRNSVSAFRNQTGYSRRAPHRPSAGPPPVVPHLEQPPPVMPMQQPPNGPPPPLANNGPPVLKPPGMDEPPNLPMNVPRVDEQRASTPTIDEGRDPMASQGSFNRGAPPPFVRGVPPPGHRFNDPGYSRGAGRRGPPGPPGPGRPPYERFPPEPYQPPPPGIKDEPNGHGEDPLEAFNRMIREKEMRAARRENSRRRPPSGSPPPRRRGPSASPPPPRRRGPSASPPPPRSRSPRSPRSPRSPRSPRSPRSPEPRRHRYSRSRSISRGRLRRSPWSPRRRRTRDRSLSLTRSPSPRRRHRSPLRYRSPLRSPLRSPPRSPLRSPLRSPPRSPLRSPPRSPHRTPLRSPHRSPHRSPLRSPMRSPRRSAMRSPPPRAMSPHRYPGLYDELLSPPRRNVEPPYGPRYGPRNNGPPPMYPNMGPKPIPPLSSIPIQEPPPGYRGRYDGPPFEDIPPGLEPPVPGFEPSPFEKPPYAPPGPIDRERMPPSNYRDPYRAPFVEGPPGYRDMPMPPAQNEIPVHVGDPPRYRDNYRGPGPYRDQGPMPYRDGPPFREVGQAPPFREPGFRGGPPAPFRENFRNAPFREGGFRDNPPHGFREGPVPFRPPSVDPREPPPATYHDPAFRDGFRDENNPGREMRPGYRPGVRNRGPSRRNPNFEQDRHREPDGRDRERYGDIRDPAERSRDMEKRDRLREDRPREERSRGDRPRDHERNREYEKERERDHERATPEKKVRGSPKRNRDTRDKRRSESRGRSRDRDRDGKRDKKEERLRDKTSSERAKEHKEKEKKLRDKERKKKKREKEREKEIDKKKKREKKDKKDRDIVKKEDKEDKDEDEVEKSKNIDDAVDEQNKVDSDNVADENNKINNELGENKVEEKLDSPTGVVKDEPQNDLYGDEPAEAIDKEIIQNYVKTEDKEGGKEEATESNVDPGPKEEPFDGIELQITADELDLKADIEGTTEKEMLAPLPELSKWEVDDDNAERKEPGEITSPDEEDSGKVTSEVLKRAENAIFAKAIHSLRPIEIKKISSDRVKLYDDAAQAKGSMNNIQITVPVADPVHRSIEINDKTKKRTSKTPPPRLSVKERLGGKVDDIRRSREPRVVHSTVERVKSRSKTPKKEQPYRRVTVDRDRSKKPDSVSRIESKGEKPRLIADARGLQEKFSSRSPNRDKKRKDIDKGGRESKKIKSEPGVDSRSQEKGTSSTVKTTAERERKKSTLDEAHFEPDYDETVESDHEGKDDAVGKKRERSMSQTVTSEVKKPKLEEETIKLDLANVKKKPDTESESSSDSDTSSSSSSDTRKRKKKKKRSSKKKKKRAASDSDSDSDSDSDDHKKKKKKRKHKKKSSKKKKKSKHK